From the Colletotrichum lupini chromosome 1, complete sequence genome, the window CTTGGGATGGAGTATAGGAAGTTGGAGGATACCATTGGGGATACTGCGGTGCAATTCGTCGAGCTTGAGAATCGCGCAAAGACTGCTTGAGCGGTGTGAAAATATTGGGTCCATTTGTATGTACTACGTCTTAGCGAGACTAGACTATTGGTACAAGTCTCTGGCTACAGTAACACGCTTAAAGTAGCATGTAATAAGTCTTCTGGAACGCTTGTTTGCCATCTTGTCGGGTTGATCAACTCTTGCCGAATTGCAGACTCTGCGTGTAACAGTATGAATGAAGGCCGTGTTTGCCCATCTCGCCCCCATGGCCGCTGTCCTTCATGCCGGAGAAGTAACCTCCGTGGTGCGGTATCTCGGGGAGGTTGATAGCGACTGTTCCCGCCTCCACCCTCCGGGCGAGGCTCTCGGCACGGCCTAGATCGCGGCAGTAGACAGACGACCCGAGACCAGCGTTGGCCAGGTTGACTCGCTGGAACAACTCGTCTTCCTCTGTCCAAGATAAGATGGGTACTATCGGGCCTGGTGGCATAGTCGGCATGGTTGGCTTGTGCGTGAGAGCAGAGAGAGGCGGTATCTAGCTCAAGATATTCGGGAAAAGATTAGCCGGCTCACCAAATTGTTCTTCCTTGACCAAGATAGAGTCATCAGGAGGCTTTGTGACAATGGTCGGGGGTATCCAGAAGCCTTTGGAGTCTTCGGGATGGTCCGCAGCAATCATATTGAAGCCATTCTTCTTGTAGTGGTCATAAATATCCTTGACAACATTATACTGCATCTTGTTCGAGACGGGGCCGAACAAACTGGGTGCGTGGGCATCCTTGGTGATGACGTATTTCTCGGCAACTGCGCTCTTGAAGGCATCCAGGAATTTTTCATACACCGAATCGTGGACGTAAACTCGCTTCGTTGCGACGCACATCTGCCCGGCGTTGAAGAAGCATCCTTGCGCGACCTGTCCTGCCACCTTTGCAATGTCAATGTCGTCAGTCACGATCGCCGCGTCGTTGCCCGCTAGCTCCAAGGTCAAGCGCTTGAGCGTCTTTGCGCAGCTCGCCATGACGCTCTTTCCTGTGGCAATTGTCCCGGTGAAGCTGATCTTGGCGATGCCTGGATGCAAGGTCATTGCGATACCCAAGTCGACGCCGCCGTTGACTACCTGTACGACACCGGGAGGAAAGACGTCGATGAGCAGCTCGATGGATTTCATGACAGAATACGGAGTGAAGGGCGAGGGTTTGACGATGATGCAGTTGCCGGTGATGAGCGAGGATGCCACTTTGATGTTTGACAAGATGAGAGGGAAGTTCCAAGGACAGATAGCCCCCACGATACCCAGTGGTTGGTGAGTGGCGACGATCTTGATGTTGTCGTCCTCGAAAGTGACTTCATCTTCGAGGTGAACATTTGCTGTTAATTGTAAGTATGAGCGAGTCAACTCAAGAGAACAGTGCAGGCATACAATAGTACGAGGTTTGATTGCAAGTATTTGTGATTTCGATGTCGGCCATGAGACTCTAAACGCCACGAATCATCAGTATCTTCATCATTGGATTGATTTCATGATAAAGGTTATGGTATTACCGATTTCCCCGTCTCTTTCATGACGATTTCTTTCAGCTCATCCTTGTGGATGGTATAAACCTCCACAATCTTGCGCAAGAGGTTGGATCTCTCTTCGATCGTAGTCTTGGACCAAGTCTTGAGGGCCTTCTGAGCGGCTGCAACGGCTTCCTCGAGATCCTGCGTCGTGGCAAGGGGAGCATCCCAGAGCGGTTCCTCGGTGCGGGGATCTGTGCATTGGTGGTGGTTATCGCTCCCACGGCGCTCGCCGTTGATGACGTTGTAGAACTTCATGTTATCCGCTGTCGAATCAAGCAGGTATCCCATGGCTGCGGAGAGTTCTGAAGAGGCAGATAT encodes:
- a CDS encoding aldehyde dehydrogenase, producing the protein MPFTSGPSVGRLRFPLVGIFHPACLHRQKVQTCNLFHLAPIPILNLCIRCTIVPYPTSRMHSEMLCDSVYNAQSTLRNQVYLTSMTDRHPSPPSPRMIHQHSGADKPPPPTSVIYPQPFTQLFYPDPRQILPRLYCLPQRMRAEERGELLIAGPPRLHLCLSQLPSNLNPPPSNPSLLRRNMEQRGISAAFQLYRLRQVFAGISASSELSAAMGYLLDSTADNMKFYNVINGERRGSDNHHQCTDPRTEEPLWDAPLATTQDLEEAVAAAQKALKTWSKTTIEERSNLLRKIVEVYTIHKDELKEIVMKETGKSSLMADIEITNTCNQTSYYSNVHLEDEVTFEDDNIKIVATHQPLGIVGAICPWNFPLILSNIKVASSLITGNCIIVKPSPFTPYSVMKSIELLIDVFPPGVVQVVNGGVDLGIAMTLHPGIAKISFTGTIATGKSVMASCAKTLKRLTLELAGNDAAIVTDDIDIAKVAGQVAQGCFFNAGQMCVATKRVYVHDSVYEKFLDAFKSAVAEKYVITKDAHAPSLFGPVSNKMQYNVVKDIYDHYKKNGFNMIAADHPEDSKGFWIPPTIVTKPPDDSILVKEEQFGPIVPILSWTEEDELFQRVNLANAGLGSSVYCRDLGRAESLARRVEAGTVAINLPEIPHHGGYFSGMKDSGHGGEMGKHGLHSYCYTQSLQFGKS